TCCCGCCGCGATCGCCGCGCGCATGTCGGCCATCAGTTTTTCGTAGTACCAGAGGTTGTGCAGGGTGCCCAGCATCGGCGCCAGCATCTCGTTGCAGCGGTCCAGATGCCGCAGGTACGCGCGCGTGTAGCCGCTGCTGCAGGCGTGGCAGCCGCAGCCTGGCTCGATGGTGTCCAGGTCGCGTTCGTACTTGGCGTTGCGGATGCGCACCGTGCCAAACGAGGTGAAATAGTGGCCGTTGCGGGCGTTACGGGTGGGCATCACGCAGTCGAACATGTCCACCCCGCGCGCCACGCCTTCGACCAGATCCTCCGGCCGGCCCACGCCCATCAGGTAGCGCGGCCGCTCGGCCGGCAGGCGCGGGTGCAGGTGTTCGAGCATGGCATTGCGCTCGTGCTCCGGCTCGCCCACCGCCAGGCCGCCGATGGCATAGCCGTCGAAGCCAATGGCCTGCAGCCCGTCCAGCGAGCGGCTGCGCAGGTCCGGGTGCACCCCGCCCTGCACGATGCCGAACAGCGCCGCGTCGTTGCCCAGCCCGTCATGCGCCTGACGCGAGCGCTGCGCCCAGCGCAAGCTCAGCTCCATCGAACGCCGCGCGACGTCTTCGGTGGCCGGGTACGGCGTGCATTCGTCGAAGATCATCACGATGTCCGAATCGAGCACCTTCTGGATCTGCATGCTCTCTTCCGGCCCCAGGAACACCCGCGCGCCGTCGTTTGGCGAGGAGAACGTGACGCCTTGTTCGGTGATCTTGCGGCGATGCGCCAGCGAAAACACCTGAAAGCCGCCGGAGTCGGTGAGGATCGGCCCGTCCCAGCGCGCAAACCCGTGCAGGCCACCATGGTCACCGATCACGTCCAGGCCAGGGCGCAGGTACAGATGGAAGGTGTTGCCCAGGATGATCTCCGCGCCCAGCGCGCGGATCTGCTCGGGCAGGATGCCCTTGACCGACCCATAGGTGCCCACCGGCATGAACGCCGGCGTCTCCACCGTGCCACGCGGAAAGGTCAGGCGGCCACGGCGCGCATGGCCGTCGGTGGTCTGGAGCTGGAACTGGAGTCGGGACATTGGAAGGCCGGGAATGGGGAATGGGGAATCGGGAGTCGGGAATCGGAGAAGCGGGTGGCGATGGCGGAACGTGTGGCGGCAAGCCCTACGATTCCCCATTCCCGATTCCCCACTCCCTGCTCCACAACAACATCGCATCGCCATAGGAGAAGAAGCGATAGCGCTGCGCGATGGCGTGTGCGTAGGCGGCGAAGATGCGGTCGCAGCCGGCGAAGGCCGAGACCATCATCAGCAGCGTGCTTTCGGGCAGGTGGAAATTGGTGACCATCGCATCGACGCTGCGGATGCGGTAGCCGGGCAGGATGAAGATCTGGGTTTCGCCGGCGAACGACTGCAATTCGCCGTGCGGGGCGTCGTCGGTCTTGCGCCAGGCGCTTTCCAGCGAGCGCACCACGGTGGTGCCCACCGCGATCACGCGGCCACCGCGCGCACGGGTGCGGCGCACCTGCTCGACCAGCGCGGCGCCCACATTGAGCCACTCGGTGTGCATCACATGCTTGTCCAGCGCATCCACGCGCACCGGCTGGAAGGTGCCGGCGCCCACGTGCAAGGTCACATGGCCGAACTCCACCCCGCGCTCGCGCAGGCGCGCCAGCAGGGCTTCATCGAAATGCAGGCCGGCGGTCGGCGCAGCGACCGCGCCCACTTCGCGCGCGAACACGGTCTGGTAGCGCTCGCGATCGTCCAGCCCCGGCTCGCGGCGGATGTACGGCGGCAGCGGCAGGCGCCCGGCGTCGAGCAACCAATGCTCCAGCGGCGCGGGGATGTCGAAACGCAGCAGGTAGAACTCGCCGTCGCGGCCCAGCACTTCGGCCTGGCCACCGGCGTCCAGCGCGATCACGCTGCCGGCCTTGGGCGACTTGCTGGCGCCGATCTGCGCCCGCGCCTGCTGCCCGCCGAGCAGCCGCTCGATCAGGATCTCCACCCGCCCGCCGCTGGCCTTCTGCCCGAACAACCGCGCCGGGATCACCCGGGTGTCGTTGAAGATCAGCAGGTCGCCCGGCTGCAGCAGCTCAGGCAGATCGCGCACCTGTCGATCACTGAAGGCGGCCGGCGTCGGCGGCACCACCAGCAAACGGCTGGCCGCCCGCTCGGCCAACGGCGCCTGGGCGATCAGTTCTTCGGGCAGGTCGTAATGGAAATCGGACTTCTTCAAGGCGTGGCGGTACAGCGGTTTGGGGGCGCTAGTTTAGCGGGACATGCTGAGGCAGGTTTGGCAGCCTTTTCCTCCAGGGAAACAAGACCTGCGGAGATCGCGGAGGTAGCAGATCCTTCTCCCATCGGGAGAAGGTGGCGCGCAGCGCCGGATGAGGGTACGGGCGAAGCATAATGCGCTCAAATATTGCAGAGGCTTCGCCCCGTACCCTCACCCCAACCCCTCTCCCGGGGGAGAGGGGCTTGCTAGCTCGCGAATCATGGCTCTTACGATTCCCGATTCCCCACTCCCGATTCCCTGCCCCTCACCGCTCGAACTTGGTCGACAGAATGATCGAGGATGTAGTGCGCTCCACGCCGTCGATGGCGCCGATGGCGTCGGTGAGCACGTCCATGGCGTCTACGCCGCCGACCACGCCCAGGGCGATCAGGTCGTAGGGGCCGCTGACCGAATGCAGCGCGCGGACGTCGGCGATCTCGCGCAGGGCCTTGACCACCGCGGGCATTTTCTTCGGCAGCACGGTGATCAGGATGTGCGCGCGGATGCGGCCGTGTTCGTAGGCGTCGTGGGTGCGCACGGTGTAGCCGCTGATCACGCCTTCGCGCTCGAGTTTCTCCAGCCGGCTTTGCACCGTGGTGCGCGAGAGCCCGAGCCGGCGCGCGATCTGCGCGGTGGAGGCGCGCGCGTCCTCGCGCAGCAGGGACAACAACTGCTCGTCGGCGGGCGTGATCTTCATTTCGGCCATTCATTTCGTCGAATCGACGAAAATACCTCAATTCCTGCCCGGATCGGCGCTGCCAAACGACGATCCACTGCCGTTAATGTGACGGGAACGCCACCGCTTCAGGAGATGCGCATGTCTGTCCTTGCCCCGCTCGCCCCGCTGCGTGCCCACGCCGGCCGCCGCCTGACCGCCGGCCTGGACGATGCCACCATCGAACGCCTGGCCACCGACCACCCCACCCTGCGCCAGGCCATCGAGGCCGCCGGCAGCGAATACGCGCTGGTGCAGGCCGAGGTCGCCGACCTACTGGACCTGGACGAAGACGCACAGATCAGCGCGGTGCAGGACGGCTTCATCAATTTCTACGCCGACGATGCGGTAACTCCGTACGTGGCGCTGGCCGCGCGCGGCCCGTGGGTGATCACGCTCAAGGGCGCGGTGCTGTACGACGCCGGCGGCTACGGCATGCTCGGTTTCGGCCATACGCCCGAGGCGGTGCTCGACGCCATGGCGCGCCCGCAGGTGATGGCCAACGTGATGACGCCCAGCCTGGCGCAGCGCAAGCTCGACCGCGCCCTGCGTGCGGAGATCGGCCACACCCGCGGCGGCTGCCCGTTCGCGCGCTTCATGTGCCTCAACTCCGGCTCCGAAGCGGTGGGCCTGGCCGCGCGCATCGTCGACACCAACGCCAAGCTGCACACCGATCCGGGTGCGCGCCACGCCGGCGCCACCATCAAGCGCCTGGTGGTCAAGGGCAGCTTCCACGGCCGCACCGATCGCCCGGGGCTGTATTCCGATTCCAGCCGCAAGACCTACAGCAAGTACCTGGCCAGCTACCGCGACGAAGACTCGGTGATTGCGATTGCGCCGTATGACATCGCCGCCCTGCAGCGTGCCTTCGATGAGGCTGCGCGCAACCACTGGTTCATCGAGGCGGTGTTCCTGGAGCCGGTGATGGGCGAAGGCGACCCGGGCCGTGCGCTGCCGGCGGAGTTCTACGCTGCCGCGCGCACGCTGACCCGCAACCACGGCAGCCTGCTGCTGGTGGATTCGATCCAGGCCGGCCTGCGTGCGCACGGCGTGCTGTCGGTGGTGGATTACCCCGGTTTCGAACAGCTCGATCCGCCGGATCTGGAAACCTATTCCAAGGCGCTCAATGCCGCGCAATATCCGCTCTCGGTGCTCGCGGTGACCGAGCAGGCCGCGCAGGTGTACCGCAAGGGCACCTACGGCAACACCATGACTACCAACCCGCGCGCGCTGGATGTGGCTTGCGCCACCCTGGCGCTGTTCACCCCGCAGATCCGCGACAACATCCGCCTGCGCGGTGCACAGGCGCTGCGCAAGCTGGAAGCGCTGCAGGCCGAGCTCGGCGGCCTGATCACCAAGGTGCAGGGCACCGGCTTGCTGTTCTCCTGCGAACTGGCACCGCAGTACAAGTGCTACGGTGCCGGCTCTACCGAGGAGTGGCTGCGCCACCACGGCGTCAACGTGATCCACGGCGGCGAGAATTCGCTGCGCTTCACCCCGCACTTCGGCATGGACGAAGCCGAACTCGACCTGCTGGTGGGCCTGATCGCCAAAGCGCTCAAGGAAGGCCCGCGTCAGGCGCAGGCCGAGGCGGCTTGAGGGCTGGTGAATAGGTTGAGTGCTGGCGAGGTGACTTGCCGCCAGCACGGTGCAACTGGTGCTGGCGGCGTCTGACACGCGCCGGGCAGTGGATCTGGCACCGCCTGATGGCGATGCGTCGTGGGGCGTTCGTCGGCCGTCTCGCTCGTCATCTGCGCCGCGACAGCCACACGACAACACGGTTGCGGCGACCCATGAGGTCGCCGCAACTGCATTCGCACACGTAAAACGCCAGTAAGCCGCTTGGACTTCTCAGATGGGCACGGCACTCAACTTCCGGCGCAGGTAGTTGGTGACGGCGCGACGCGGCGACTTGCCGCGCCACGACGCCCAGCACAGATGCGAACCGACTGCCGTGGCGCCGCCGCGGTGGCCAAGCCCGAACCAGGTGCGGTCGGGATGGAACGCATCGCGCACCGGGAACACGATGCCCGCGAACTGGGCACCATTGGCGTTATAGAACCGCGTCATTCCACGTGGGCCGGACATCATCGGGATCTGCCGATGGTCCTCCACCAACTCCGGCGCGTGCGCGCTGAAGATGTGCTCGATGAACGCCCGCCAGAATGGATGGCCCGCTTCCGAGCCAAACACCGCGTTGCCGATCTTGAACGCCGCATTGTCTGGCGCGCCCTCTTCCACGGGCAGCACGCAGGCCTGGGTCAAGACATCCGGGCCGAGCGTGCGCAGCAATTTATAGTCGGTATCGAAGTAGAAACCGCCGTAGACGTGCATGTAGGCACAGCGTGCGATGTCGGCCTTCATGACGCCGAAGCGGATGGCTTCAAAGCGATCGGCCAGTTCCGGAAATGCGCTGCGCATCAGCGCGGAATTGTCGGCGTCGTCCCAGACATTGCAGGTCCAGCCAGGAAGAAGACGTTGCAGCCGGGCCTGGACGCGGCGCTCTTCCCACATCAGGTGCTTGGTGGGTGCGGTCAGATGGAACACATGCGGAATCATGTGGGCTCTCACGAGTGGGGGGCGCTGCCCTCACATCAGCCCGGATCACCTCGGGCCACAGAGTCAGCCCGAGTGATTTTAATCACATCCATAGTGTGACGAAGTTATCTTTTATAAAGATCGCAACGCCGCTTCGCGTTGGTGCTGAATCGGTCAGGCCGCAGTTACTTACGGGTCATTCCCAACACCGATCCGCCCGCCCCTTGAGCGTGGCACTGCGCGGGCAATCGCGTGGCGCAATCCGGCCCGCCTCGTGCTCGATCAACTGCTTGGACCCATCTGCGCGGCGTTGCAGCTCGAACGCATCGTAGAGGCGTCCGGTCGCCGTGCGCGACTCGTAGACGAGCTTCTGTTGATCGATGCGCAGCACCTGATACAGCTGGGTGTCTTCGCCCACCGGGCGCATGGTCTTGCGCGCCATGTCCGAGAGCCGGTACTGCTTGGGGCCGGCTACCGACACCACGAACACCGGCGTTGGCTGGCCGCCGTCATCGCCGCGACGGCCGTAGGTATGGTCGTGGCCCTGCAGCACCAGATCGACCTTATGGCGGCGGATCACCGGCAACACTTGCTCGACCAGCTTTTGGTTCTCGCGGTCGGCACGCGGCGAAAAGAACGGCTGATGGATCAGCACGATCGACCACGGATGCGGGTTGTCGGCGAGCACGCCATCCAGCCACTGCGCCTGTGCCTGCCCGGTGCCCAGATCCAGCGCCGAGGTGCCGTCGAGCACTGCGATGCGCACGCCCTGGTAATCGAACCAGTAACTGGTGCGCGCGGTGGCGGCCGGGCCGTTGCGCGGCAGCGCGAAGGTCACCGGCCAATGGCCGCCCAGGGTGCGGGTGGCCTGCGGGGTGTCTTCGGCGTCTTCGTGATATTCGTGATTGCCCGGTGCTGGCGCCACCGCGGTGCCTTCCAGCAACCAGCGGCCGGCTTCGAACCATTCGGCCCACTCGTTATCGTCCTGGCCGTCCTTGCCGCTGACCAGATCGCCGGCGAACAGCGCCAGCCGCGCCTCCGGTGCCGAGCGCCAGGCCTGACGAATCAACCGCGACACCAGGCTGAGATTCTTGTTCTGCGTATCGCCGAAATACAACAGTGTCAGCGGGGTGCCGGGCGTGGCTGCGGTACGGAAGTGATTCCACGCGCCCCAGGTGCCGTGGCCCTGCACGCGATAGGCGTAGAGCGTGTCCGGCGTGAGTCCGTCGATGTCGGCGCGGTGATGATGCGAGGCGCCGTTTTCCGAGCTCAAGGTCGCGGTCGTGGCCTGGATGCGCCGCGGCGTGCCCACATCCGGCGAATCGCCGGCTACCACCAGTTCCAGCCAGGGCGCAGTGACGCTGGCATCGGTGCGCCAGGCCACTGCGAAGCCTCGCGCGGCATCCTGCGCCGGGGTGGCGACGATCCGGTCCGGGAAGCCATCGGCCACATAGTGCGTGGAGCCCAGCGGCACCTGCGTGTTCGGCTCGGCCGCCTTGTCGGCAGCCACGGCGGGCACGCAGGCGAGCGCCAGCAACGCCAGCACGGCGCGTAACGAATGCTGCTTCAACGACTGCTGCATCACTGTCACAGTGCGCAGTCCTTCAAGCGCAACGTGCGCGCGATGTCGCGCCAATCGAATGCGGCCACGGCCTGGTCGTCGTGCAGCGCGTAGAACACCCCGCCCGGGAAGCGCGCATCGCCATGCTGGTCCAGCCACACGCCATCGGTATTGGCGGTCACCCGCCCGGCGAACGCGCCGACCGGCGCCAGGCTCTGCCGATCGAACACCTGGAACACGCTGCGGTCCTTGAACTGGTCGGTGGCAATCCAGTAGCCGCTGCCGTCGGCGCACTGCAGCAAGGTCATGCCTTCGGCCTGCGCCTTGAACAAGCCCGTGCCCACATTGCGGCCGCGATAGCGGCCATCCATGCCGTACTCACGCAACTGCGTGCCTACCGCGACATCTTCCTCGGCAATCATCAGGCGCGCGTTGGCCTCGTCGCCAAAGACCGATTCGGCAATGCGCACCGCACCGGCCTCGGTGGTATCGCCAAAGCTCTGCGTCAGCGTCGCGTTCCAGCCCTGCCCTGTGGTCTGCAGCTGATAGCGGCGGAACCGCTGACCAAGCTCGGCCAGCGGCGGCGGTGTGTCCTTGTTGGCCGGCGACATGTAGTTATCGCTGACCACCACCTCGTAGCCGCCGTCGTGCTTGCGCACCCACAACCCATACGGTTCGCGCAGTTCGTCCTGGCCGAAAGCGATCAACGGCGTGAAGTCCGGCAGCGAGAACACCTGCACGCGGCGATTGTCGCGCTCCACCACGAACACCAGATCGTCGACCACCGAGATCCCGTTGGGACGATCCAGCTTGCCCAGCGCCTTGCCCTTGCCGCCCACCACGCGCAACCGCTTGCCGCTGTCGCCATCGAACACCACCAGCGCATGCGTGGCCTTGGCGGTGGCGATCAGCCAGCGGCTACCATCCGGCGCAATCCAGCTGGCCGGCGAATCCAGGTTGTCGGCGGGCGTCAGCGCCGTGATGAAGGCCTCCGGCACCACCTGATGCGCGACCTTGGACTCGCTGAGCAAAGGGTCTTGCAGCAGCGCTTCGTCGGCTTCACGGTCGGCTGGCGCGCTGGCGCAACCGGCCAACGCCGCCGCGGCGGCGAGCACTGTGGTCTGCAGGATGTGGCGCGCGGCCATCACAGCGCCACCTTCAGGCCGAGCGCATAGGTGCGGCCGTACTCTTCGTTCTGCAGCGTGCGCGAAGGCACGCCCTGGTACAGCTCCAACGGCTCGTCGAGCAGGTTCTGCGCTTCCAGATACAGGCTGACGTGGCTGTTGAACTGATAGCTCATGCTGACATCCAGTTGGGTGTGTGGCGCGACGTAGATATCGTACGCGCGGCTCTGGCCGATGGTGTCCAGGTACTCGCTGCGATACACGGCCGCCACGCGCGCACTAAAGCCATACTTTTCATAGCCCAGATGGCCGCTGTAGATGCGCTTGGACGAGCGCGGCAGCATGAAGTCGTCGCCGGCGCGATTGCTCAGGCCCGGGTCGAAGTCGCTGTCCAGGGCGGTGGCGCTGGCGCCAACCAACAAGCCGTTCCAGCCTTCGGGCAGGAAGTCCAGCGTCTGCTGCCAGTTGAACTCGGCGCCGCGCACCTTGGCGGTGTCGCCATTGATCGAGCGCGTCACCTGCAGGCCCGGGAATTCGGCATCGGTGGTGCTGAGGGTCTGCACGATGT
The nucleotide sequence above comes from Xanthomonas campestris pv. campestris str. ATCC 33913. Encoded proteins:
- the tgt gene encoding tRNA guanosine(34) transglycosylase Tgt, whose product is MSRLQFQLQTTDGHARRGRLTFPRGTVETPAFMPVGTYGSVKGILPEQIRALGAEIILGNTFHLYLRPGLDVIGDHGGLHGFARWDGPILTDSGGFQVFSLAHRRKITEQGVTFSSPNDGARVFLGPEESMQIQKVLDSDIVMIFDECTPYPATEDVARRSMELSLRWAQRSRQAHDGLGNDAALFGIVQGGVHPDLRSRSLDGLQAIGFDGYAIGGLAVGEPEHERNAMLEHLHPRLPAERPRYLMGVGRPEDLVEGVARGVDMFDCVMPTRNARNGHYFTSFGTVRIRNAKYERDLDTIEPGCGCHACSSGYTRAYLRHLDRCNEMLAPMLGTLHNLWYYEKLMADMRAAIAAGTFVEFRRSFYAARGATTPPLPGESS
- the queA gene encoding tRNA preQ1(34) S-adenosylmethionine ribosyltransferase-isomerase QueA codes for the protein MKKSDFHYDLPEELIAQAPLAERAASRLLVVPPTPAAFSDRQVRDLPELLQPGDLLIFNDTRVIPARLFGQKASGGRVEILIERLLGGQQARAQIGASKSPKAGSVIALDAGGQAEVLGRDGEFYLLRFDIPAPLEHWLLDAGRLPLPPYIRREPGLDDRERYQTVFAREVGAVAAPTAGLHFDEALLARLRERGVEFGHVTLHVGAGTFQPVRVDALDKHVMHTEWLNVGAALVEQVRRTRARGGRVIAVGTTVVRSLESAWRKTDDAPHGELQSFAGETQIFILPGYRIRSVDAMVTNFHLPESTLLMMVSAFAGCDRIFAAYAHAIAQRYRFFSYGDAMLLWSREWGIGNGES
- a CDS encoding Lrp/AsnC family transcriptional regulator — its product is MKITPADEQLLSLLREDARASTAQIARRLGLSRTTVQSRLEKLEREGVISGYTVRTHDAYEHGRIRAHILITVLPKKMPAVVKALREIADVRALHSVSGPYDLIALGVVGGVDAMDVLTDAIGAIDGVERTTSSIILSTKFER
- a CDS encoding aminotransferase class III-fold pyridoxal phosphate-dependent enzyme, with amino-acid sequence MSVLAPLAPLRAHAGRRLTAGLDDATIERLATDHPTLRQAIEAAGSEYALVQAEVADLLDLDEDAQISAVQDGFINFYADDAVTPYVALAARGPWVITLKGAVLYDAGGYGMLGFGHTPEAVLDAMARPQVMANVMTPSLAQRKLDRALRAEIGHTRGGCPFARFMCLNSGSEAVGLAARIVDTNAKLHTDPGARHAGATIKRLVVKGSFHGRTDRPGLYSDSSRKTYSKYLASYRDEDSVIAIAPYDIAALQRAFDEAARNHWFIEAVFLEPVMGEGDPGRALPAEFYAAARTLTRNHGSLLLVDSIQAGLRAHGVLSVVDYPGFEQLDPPDLETYSKALNAAQYPLSVLAVTEQAAQVYRKGTYGNTMTTNPRALDVACATLALFTPQIRDNIRLRGAQALRKLEALQAELGGLITKVQGTGLLFSCELAPQYKCYGAGSTEEWLRHHGVNVIHGGENSLRFTPHFGMDEAELDLLVGLIAKALKEGPRQAQAEAA
- a CDS encoding glycosyltransferase family 32 protein → MIPHVFHLTAPTKHLMWEERRVQARLQRLLPGWTCNVWDDADNSALMRSAFPELADRFEAIRFGVMKADIARCAYMHVYGGFYFDTDYKLLRTLGPDVLTQACVLPVEEGAPDNAAFKIGNAVFGSEAGHPFWRAFIEHIFSAHAPELVEDHRQIPMMSGPRGMTRFYNANGAQFAGIVFPVRDAFHPDRTWFGLGHRGGATAVGSHLCWASWRGKSPRRAVTNYLRRKLSAVPI
- a CDS encoding purple acid phosphatase family protein, producing MQQSLKQHSLRAVLALLALACVPAVAADKAAEPNTQVPLGSTHYVADGFPDRIVATPAQDAARGFAVAWRTDASVTAPWLELVVAGDSPDVGTPRRIQATTATLSSENGASHHHRADIDGLTPDTLYAYRVQGHGTWGAWNHFRTAATPGTPLTLLYFGDTQNKNLSLVSRLIRQAWRSAPEARLALFAGDLVSGKDGQDDNEWAEWFEAGRWLLEGTAVAPAPGNHEYHEDAEDTPQATRTLGGHWPVTFALPRNGPAATARTSYWFDYQGVRIAVLDGTSALDLGTGQAQAQWLDGVLADNPHPWSIVLIHQPFFSPRADRENQKLVEQVLPVIRRHKVDLVLQGHDHTYGRRGDDGGQPTPVFVVSVAGPKQYRLSDMARKTMRPVGEDTQLYQVLRIDQQKLVYESRTATGRLYDAFELQRRADGSKQLIEHEAGRIAPRDCPRSATLKGRADRCWE
- a CDS encoding phytase, which gives rise to MAARHILQTTVLAAAAALAGCASAPADREADEALLQDPLLSESKVAHQVVPEAFITALTPADNLDSPASWIAPDGSRWLIATAKATHALVVFDGDSGKRLRVVGGKGKALGKLDRPNGISVVDDLVFVVERDNRRVQVFSLPDFTPLIAFGQDELREPYGLWVRKHDGGYEVVVSDNYMSPANKDTPPPLAELGQRFRRYQLQTTGQGWNATLTQSFGDTTEAGAVRIAESVFGDEANARLMIAEEDVAVGTQLREYGMDGRYRGRNVGTGLFKAQAEGMTLLQCADGSGYWIATDQFKDRSVFQVFDRQSLAPVGAFAGRVTANTDGVWLDQHGDARFPGGVFYALHDDQAVAAFDWRDIARTLRLKDCAL